The stretch of DNA TCCTGACCCTCGCGATGGAGAGTGCGTGGTGTTTCGGGATTTCTTTGCTGCTGGATTGCGTTTTCCGCTGGATCCCGCGTTTCCGAAGATTCTGGCTCGGTTTGGTCTTCGGATGCACCACCTGACTCCCAATGCCATCATGCAACTGTCGAAGTTCTTCTGGGTGGTCAAAACCTTTGAGGGTCTAGTGAATGTAGATGCTTTCTGCAGGCTTTACGAAATGCATCCACAGACGCGGAAAGTTTCTTTCGACGAAGATCCGCAAGTTTTTTCTGCGCAGAGTGGGTGTTGCTCGTTTCACCCGAGGTGGACTAATAGGACTCAAGGAATTGACAAAATGGAGCTGTCCTACTGCCAGAAAAATAAGTGGGAGGATGACTGGGAGCAATACTGGTTTTATGCCAAGATAGGCTTTCCGAGTGATAGTTCTTCGGGGGGAGTTTACTATCCCCTTGCCGCTGAGGTTGAGGAATTCAAGCATGTTAGCAAGGCGGACTTCCGGAGAACCTCTGCCGGCTATAAGGAATGCTACTCCACATTTGCTTCTGCGGCGCGCGTCGTGGGCGGTCGTGATCTAATCGAGGAGTATCTGGCCGCGAAGGTCTGGCCGCTGACAAGGGATTGGTTGCCCGGGACCTTCTCGAAGGTTCGGGTCGCTGGTCTGAAAGACAAGCTTCCCTTTCCAAACTTTGGCTTGAGGAAGTCAGACAAAGTTTCCGACAACATGATTGTCGAAGAGATTGAGCAGGAGGCGGTTGCTATCGCTGGACCTTATCTGACAAAGGAGCGCGATTCATTTGAGGCCATTTGCTCTGAGAAGATTAGGGTAAATCGGAGCTTTTTGCAGATCGGAGTTGTGTATGGCCCTCGCAAAGCTCCTCGAGAGAGGAAGAGGGGGGCGAATACTTCTGCGCCCTCCGCAAAGTCTGCTGAGGGTCCAGTTGCCAAGAAAGCCAAAAGGTCCGAAGCTGCTAGGACTCAGGCTGCGAAGGTTCCGAAGGGAATTACTGAGAAAGCTTTGCGAACCTCTACGATCAAGCCTGCGGCGGGGGGTGCGAAGGAGTCCAAGGGGGAAAGGTATCTTTCCTTATGGTTATTTGTTTCATATTGACAAGGAAGACTTGGGTAGCGATGCTTTTATGCGGGAGCTTCGGGCTATGGAGAGTAGCGTTCCCTGGCGCTCGCGAACTGGTGAGAGGGTTCACCTGTATCTTGATCAATTTGGCTCGTTTCGTGCAGAGCCAGATACAACGGGCGCCGTCCTATTGGCGGTTCAGAGAGGGGCGAAAGCCTCGCTTCGAGTTGTGAATCTTCTCGACGAGGAAAGTGATGAAGATGTGCCTCCGTCACCACCGAAGGTGTCGCCTGTGGAAGGGTCGAAACACCCCCTCCAAGCTGTACACGAGGAGATTCCACCTTCGGTGAAGGATGTTGATAGAGAGCAGGAGAAGAATGCTCCTGCGGGCGGATCCAATGATGATGGCGGGAGGGATGGCTCTGTGGGGGCTCCGAAGGAGTCTGTTTTGTTGGCCATTGACGACGAGAAGGCTCAAGAGGCCGAAGGGACTAGCAGCCATTTAATTGGGGCTAGAGATAGGTTTTCTGAATTAGGTACTCCCTCGATTTCTAGATGCCTTGCTTTTCAAGGACCCGACATTGACCCCTATCTTTGATATGCCCTTCAAGTAGATGTTGCGAACATGATGAAGGAGCTCGGGGAGTTGCTGGGACTGGAACCTCCGGAGACCGGGACTTCTCAAGTCGTGTCGAAGAGTCAGCCTGCTCTCCCCGAGGATGTGGAGAGTTTTGATGCCGAAGGTAAGGTGCTCTAGTCCTGACTTTCTTTTGGAAGTTGTGTGTGTATGGCCTTGTCATGTGCCTTGGCGTGTGCAGGATTCATGAAGAGTTTGGGGGTTTACGGGACCAGGAGTCTTGGTCGGATCACGGCTTCACTATGCGCGAAGGTTTGTGCTGTAAGATGATGCGCTGACTTTTTGATTGGTGACCTTGTTTTTGAGCCTGGTCTTTGTTTCAGGCTCTGCTTGCCAGTCGTGCAGTTGTAGGCAGCGCAAGGAAAGACGAACATGGTTATCTGGCTCAGTCTGCTGAGAGGCTGCGACTGGTGGAGGAAATCAGCGATCTGAAGAAAGAAAATGAAGCCTTAGAGGACCTTCGTGGCTCTTTGAATTCGGAGCATGAGGAGACCATCGCGAAGATGCAGGAGAAGATGAACCTTGATGAAGGTGTCCTCGAGAACCTTCGGAGTATTGTGGAAAAGGATGCTGCGAAGGTTGTTAACCTTCAAGCTGAGGTTCGTCAACTTAAGGCTAATGTCGAAAGAAAAAATGGCAAGATCTCGGAGCTtgagaaggaggttgaggaggacCGTGCGATGTGGGAGTCCGCCTCACAGGACATCTTAAACAAAGAGTACGGCTATCCGCGAGGAATAGTGCAAGGCTTTGGCATCCTTTGGTGCGGAGCCTTCACCTTTTCCGGAGGACGCCGAAGATGGCGCATCGGGGCTTCTTGATTGGTTGCTAAACGAGTTCGAAGATTTAAGCCAGATATTGGCCAGCGTGTCAGACAATACTGCAGTCGTGGCCTACAAGAGTGTTATGGCCGTTCTCGCCCACGAAGGTTGCCCggatcttgataggattgggaATAGGGACTACGTTTTCCCGGAACCTTCTGAACTTGAGGAGGATACTGCGAAGGTCCAAGCTGTGAAGAAGCTTTTTCTTCGCAGGTTTTGGAAGGTTTCTGGTAGAGAGATGGTTCGGGAGGCCGCGCAGCAGAGGCTTGAAGCGGTCGGTGTTCGCTTTTCTTTTTACCCTTTTACGGGACTGATCTCCTATGGAAGGGGTATGCTAACACatgttttgcttttttttgtAGGTGAAGCGGGCTCGGGAAGCGGCCAAGGGCATTGTGGAGGAGGGGGCGCAGCCGGAGGATATCGGCGGGAGTTCTGGTGCCAGTCCACCGAAGGATTCCACCGACGGAGGAACCCAGGTGTAGATTTAGTCCCTACGTGAGGAGAGTTTGTTTCTGAAGCATTTTGGAAGTGATAAAATGCTTGCTACTTTGTGTTAGGCGATCATGCTTGTCGGACCAGCTTTGGTTGTTTGTCTGTTGCGGATTCATGATGGTGGCATTGTTGCAAGCGGTTCTGACTGGAAACTGTTTAGTTTCGCTAATCCTGCTGCCAGCGTTACAGAATTTTTGCAATCGCATGGCCGAAGCTTGTAATTAACCGGTTGTTGGTTGACTTGGTGATGCTTCGCTACAAATTGTCCCATCCTTTGTGGTGGCTTTGTAACTGCTGAGATACATTCTTGTGATGGTGTGTCTGTTCCATCCTTCGTGATTGCTTGGCTTTATGTCTGTTCCATCCTTCGAGATGGTTTGGTTTTAGGTCTTCGGAGGGACAAGAGCTTTTGGTTCTAAAAGCGTCTCCCCCCCCTCCCAAGCTCTTGTTTCTCCGAGGGTTGTTCCTTCGAGGgtagtttgtaaatattttcgCGAGTGACTCCCCGCTCTCCTTGCAAACTTACCCCGAAGTCGTGATTTTGTTTTCTTCGCGAGGCATGGTCTTTGGAGGAAGGCTGCAGTGTTTTTGCGGCGTCTCCCCCCTCCCTTGCAGTCTTGCTCTGAAGACTTTTGTAGTAAATACTTTTTAGTGTGTGATATACACTTTTGACTTAGCCAAAGGTTTCATGGCTGCGGCTCATCTCGAGTTgtaagccccttggcgttttagTGTATAGTATACATTTTTGGTttggccgaaggtttcttggcttcgactcgtatTTCATGTCcacagccccttggcttttttagtgtatagtatacactttgattttggccgaaggtttcgtggcttcgactcgtgtttcgagtcgtcagccccttggcttttttagtgtatagtatacacttttattttggccgaaggttttgtggcttcgactcgtgtttcgagtcgtCAGCCCCTTGGTGTTTTAGTGTATAGTATACACTTTGAGTTTAGGCCGAAGGTTTCgtggcttcgactcgtgtttcgagttgtcagccccttggcttttttagtgtatagtatacacttttattttggccgaAGATTTCgtggcttcgactcgtgtttcgggtcgacagccccttggctttttgTTTGTATAATATACACTTTTGATttggccgaaggtttcttggcttcgactcgtgtttcgagtcgtCAGCCCCTTGGCATTTTAGTGTATGATATACACCTTCAGATAAGTATGTACAGCTTGTTACGGTTATGAGCTATGCTGACTTAGTTATTTTCAGCCTTTGTGTGAATGCGAAGGTTGATGTTTGCGATCCTGTGATCGCTTCGACATGAGACATTTTTCTGAAGGGAATTATTCATAGATTTTGGGGAATTTACATAGGAACcgcctcgtcaaaaacctcacctccgaaTTGGAGTTCGcttctgtgaggaaaagagtacggtccTAGACTCAAAAGGAAGAGAAAATGACGCGAAGGTCTGAGCGTGCTTATATTTTTGCCGCTCAGCCTTTTACAACTTTTACTCTAGACATGATACTTTTTGAGACTGTCAGCATTCCAGGAATGTTGCAGCTCATTTCCTTCGATGTCTGTCAAGTGGTAAGATCCTGGCTTGTTGGAGTATAACACACTGtagggtccatcccatttggaTTGAAGCTTGCCGATAgtttcggcgtttggctttcttCTTAGAACCCAGTCTCCTTCGGCGATGTCTCTGTTGACTACTTTTTTGTTTTGCCATTTCCTTCTCTTCCTGGTATGCTTCTAAATTTTCCGAAGCTTGCAAGATGTCGAGTTCTGTGAGATCTGCTTCCATTGAAGGTTCGATGTTGTTTAGAACTCTGACACTTTTGTGTTTGAGTTCTTCCGGGATCATGGCCTCGGCTCCATACAGCAGCCTGAATGGGGTAAATTTTGTTGCTTTGTATTCAGTtgtgttgtgggaccagatgaccttcggtAGTTCGTCtgcccatttgccctttttcagtCCGAATATACATTTTTTTATGGCGGTGAAAATTAAGCCATTGGCTCTTTCCACGGCACCATTGGACTGAGGGTGATAAAATGATGTGAATATGAGCTTTGTTCCTACCGAGTGGCAGAATTCTCTGAACAGTTGAGAATCGAATTGCTTTCCGTTGTCAACGGTTAGCTCTTTTGGCACTCCAAACCTGCAAATTACGTTttgccagaagaattttctgACAGCTTCGGAGGTGATGTTTACTAGTGGTTTTAcctctatccattttgtgaagtATTCCACTGCAACCACAGCGTATTTGTAGTTGCCTTGAGCTATTGGTAGAGGACCAACCAGGTCCATGCCCCATCTTTGGAGTGGCCACGCCGGAGGTATGAGTTGTATTGGTTGCGAAGGTCTGCTTGATTTAGGTGCCATCATTTGGCAACTTTCACAGGTTTTGACTATCTGTTCGGCGTCTTTCAACGTAGATGGCCAAAAGAAAccttgcctgaaggctttggCGACCAGAGGTCTTATGCCGATATGAGATCCGCAAAACCCAGAGTGTATTTCCTTCAATAGCTCCTGACCTTCGGCCGCTGTTATGCATTTGAGCTAGGGGCTACTACACCAGATTTGTAGAGCTCGCCTTCTGACAATGTGTAGCTTCTTGCCCTTTGGAAcattctttttttctcctttttcgtCCGAAGGTTCGAAATATCCCGAAAGATATGCCATGATTGGTGATCGCCAATCTTCGCTTGCTATGGCATTGATctgttttgctttttcttgttttgtgGAGGGCTTCGTAATTTTCTCGTAGAAAACATCCGGAGGTAGTGGCTCTTTGCAAGCAgcatgtaaggatcgatggaccaagagggggggtgaattgggcctttttcaaattctaaaacaaagtaaagcaaccttaacctatgcaatgctagtagggcaccaattcaccaaccggataactaagcttctaacacaagctaagagagctaaaacaaagtaaagcctagcaaggtagagctaagttatgatctctaagtcaagcacatgagtaaattgcatgaaagaaaatgcttgaataaaaggaatggacaagagacaaccggattttttcccgtggtatcgatgtgttggcacacacccctaatccacattgtgacactcacaaagagtattgtcacctcccaagtcaccgagacgagggcgctcactaagagtctccgttcaccatcccggcgtggtggagatcaagccacgtacaatcttcttctccgggctcccacaatccttggcaagctccgcgagaaacacctcgatcaccaagatcgcctaggtgatgccaatcaccaagagtaacaagctaaggccttcacttgagcaagaaccgatcaccaagaacggatgcacactagcttctctctactcaagtccttaatcttgcttcttgattgattgaatgcacaagtatgtgaatgatgaagctcaaggtggctcttgactatagtataagtgtttggatgttgcctggtgtcaagagtgggcgaaatgacccattggaggggtatatataggcagctcacacaaatagagccgttggagaaaagctgccagtaAACTGCGtatcgccggttaatccgacgtaccccccattgtcatcatcggtttaaccggtgaatgtaaactgcctcttctgaaaactagccgttacaactggggcagattaaccgacgtagcatcggtttaaccggtgagtgtagttgtccactgaaccactgaaaaaccaagtctctggacaactgcaccgacgttaactcaaacctatcgtcggtttaaccggtgagtacaacttttaaattcctctgaaaaaaccatctcactggtccattgcaccgacgtcttgattcaaacagcgtcggttaatccggtgaatagaacttgaatttccctggaaaaaccaactctggaccaatgcaccgacgttaaattcaaacacgtcggtttaaccggtgtattgaatttgtccagactctgctgacttcgtttaaccgacgtatggaaaattgagatcgtcggttaaa from Panicum virgatum strain AP13 chromosome 9K, P.virgatum_v5, whole genome shotgun sequence encodes:
- the LOC120648178 gene encoding uncharacterized protein LOC120648178, whose amino-acid sequence is MQEKMNLDEGVLENLRSIVEKDAAKVVNLQAEVRQLKANVERKNGKISELEKEDAEDGASGLLDWLLNEFEDLSQILASVSDNTAVVAYKSVMAVLAHEGCPDLDRIGNRDYVFPEPSELEEDTAKVQAVKKLFLRRFWKVSGREMVREAAQQRLEAVKRAREAAKGIVEEGAQPEDIGGSSGASPPKDSTDGGTQV